A part of Sulfurifustis variabilis genomic DNA contains:
- the infC gene encoding translation initiation factor IF-3 — MASDKELRINGRINAPRVRLIGADGQQVGIVPIQEALKRAEEAELDLVEISPNAAPPVCRIMNYGKFQYEESKRRHAAKKKQKQIQVKEVKFRPGTDIGDYQVKLRNLIRFLENGDKAKITLRFRGREMAHQELGMQLLKRVESDLKEYGMVEQHPRLEGRQMVMIVGPHKR; from the coding sequence ATCGCGTCGGATAAAGAGTTACGGATAAACGGGCGGATCAACGCGCCCCGGGTTCGCCTCATCGGTGCAGACGGGCAGCAGGTGGGAATCGTGCCGATCCAGGAGGCGCTCAAGCGGGCGGAAGAGGCGGAGCTCGACCTCGTCGAGATCTCGCCGAATGCCGCGCCACCCGTCTGCCGTATCATGAACTACGGCAAGTTCCAGTACGAGGAGAGCAAGCGTCGCCACGCGGCGAAGAAGAAACAAAAACAGATACAGGTGAAGGAAGTGAAGTTTCGTCCCGGGACGGACATCGGGGACTATCAGGTCAAACTGCGCAACCTGATACGGTTCCTGGAAAACGGAGACAAGGCGAAGATCACTCTGCGCTTTCGCGGCCGTGAAATGGCCCACCAGGAGCTCGGGATGCAACTCCTGAAGCGCGTCGAGTCGGACCTCAAGGAATACGGCATGGTTGAGCAGCACCCGCGCCTCGAGGGCCGCCAGATGGTGATGATCGTCGGGCCTCATAAACGTTAA
- the rpmI gene encoding 50S ribosomal protein L35 has translation MPKLKTNRGAAKRFKRTASGGFKRSRSHLRHILTKKSAKRKRHLRGTTMVHESDAGLVRRMLPHA, from the coding sequence ATGCCGAAGTTGAAGACCAACCGGGGCGCGGCCAAGCGCTTCAAGCGAACCGCGAGCGGCGGGTTCAAGCGCTCGCGCTCGCACCTGCGCCACATCCTCACGAAGAAGAGCGCCAAGCGCAAACGTCACCTGCGCGGCACCACCATGGTCCACGAGTCCGATGCCGGTCTCGTGCGACGCATGCTGCCGCACGCCTAA
- the rplT gene encoding 50S ribosomal protein L20: MPRVKRGVTSRARHNKVLSRAKGYYNARRKNIKTAKQAVMRADQYAFRDRRARKRDFRGLWITRINAGARECGLSYSRFMNGLKKAAIEIDRKVLADLAVHDKKTFSVLADKAKTALAG; this comes from the coding sequence ATGCCACGCGTGAAACGCGGTGTCACCTCGCGTGCCCGCCACAACAAGGTTCTCTCCCGCGCGAAGGGCTACTACAACGCCCGGCGCAAGAACATCAAGACCGCCAAGCAGGCGGTCATGCGGGCCGATCAGTATGCCTTTCGCGATCGCCGCGCGCGCAAGCGCGATTTTCGCGGGCTGTGGATCACCCGTATCAACGCCGGGGCGCGCGAGTGCGGGTTGTCGTACAGTCGATTTATGAACGGCCTCAAGAAGGCCGCGATCGAGATCGACCGCAAGGTCCTCGCCGACCTTGCCGTCCACGACAAGAAGACCTTTTCCGTCCTGGCCGACAAAGCCAAGACCGCGCTCGCCGGCTGA
- the pheS gene encoding phenylalanine--tRNA ligase subunit alpha yields the protein MSETTESVQAQLERLLAEADAAATAAGDVAVIEELRVRYLGKKGLLTEQLKRLGSLPAEDRPRVGKWVNDAKEALQETLRARREALETRAQSARLKRERIDVTLPGRGLHRGGPHPISRTLERLEDLFVGMGFDIADGPEIEDDFHNFEALNIPAHHPSRAMHDTFYFDARRLLRTHTSPVQVRYMENHRPPLRIIAPGRVYRCDSDVTHTPMFHQIEGLMVDEQVSFADLKGVLHDFLQRFFEQDLRLRLRPSYFPFTEPSAEVDITCVMCGGGGCRVCKSTGWLEVLGCGMVHPAVLAHVDIDSERYTGFAFGLGVERLAMLRYGVSDIRLFYENDLRFLQQFS from the coding sequence GTGTCGGAAACCACGGAGTCCGTCCAGGCGCAGCTCGAGCGACTGCTGGCCGAGGCCGATGCGGCCGCCACTGCAGCCGGCGACGTCGCGGTCATCGAGGAACTGCGCGTTCGGTACCTGGGCAAGAAGGGGCTGCTCACGGAGCAGCTCAAGCGCCTCGGCAGCCTGCCGGCCGAGGACCGCCCGCGCGTCGGCAAGTGGGTGAACGACGCGAAGGAGGCGCTTCAGGAAACGCTGCGTGCACGTCGCGAGGCGTTGGAGACGCGCGCACAAAGCGCGCGCCTGAAGCGCGAGCGCATCGACGTGACGTTACCGGGCCGTGGTCTGCACCGGGGAGGTCCGCACCCCATCTCGCGCACACTGGAACGGCTGGAAGACCTCTTCGTCGGCATGGGGTTCGATATCGCCGACGGTCCGGAGATCGAAGACGACTTTCACAACTTCGAGGCGCTGAATATTCCGGCTCATCACCCCTCACGGGCAATGCACGATACGTTTTACTTCGATGCCCGCCGGCTGTTGCGCACTCACACCTCTCCGGTTCAGGTGAGGTACATGGAGAACCACCGGCCGCCGCTCCGGATTATCGCACCCGGGCGGGTCTACCGCTGCGACTCCGACGTGACTCATACGCCGATGTTCCACCAGATCGAAGGACTCATGGTGGACGAGCAGGTCAGCTTCGCCGACTTGAAAGGCGTACTGCACGATTTCCTTCAGCGGTTTTTCGAGCAGGATCTTAGGCTGCGCCTGCGGCCCTCGTACTTTCCGTTTACGGAACCGTCGGCCGAAGTCGACATCACCTGCGTCATGTGCGGCGGCGGCGGATGCCGCGTGTGCAAGTCGACCGGCTGGCTCGAGGTGCTGGGCTGCGGGATGGTGCATCCGGCGGTGCTTGCCCACGTCGACATCGACAGCGAGCGCTACACCGGCTTCGCGTTTGGGCTCGGCGTCGAGCGTCTTGCCATGTTGCGTTACGGCGTGAGCGACATCCGGCTGTTCTACGAGAACGATCTGAGGTTCTTGCAGCAGTTCAGTTGA
- the pheT gene encoding phenylalanine--tRNA ligase subunit beta: protein MKISEQWLREWVSPKLDTPALAERLTMAGLEVGAVSAAGPSLEGVVVGRIRRASPHPGAGRLQVCQVQSASNETITVVCGAPNARAGIKVPLALPGAVLPDGRRIERTVIHGIESAGMLCSAAELGLEAESQGLLILDSSARVGATLVKQLSLDDAVLDIDLTPNRGDCLSLAGVAREIAAVTGARLRPVAIRRQRAVSKAIRRVRVKATRDCPRYAGRVIRDIDPAAQTPIWLSERLRRSGIRAIHPVVDVTNYVMLELGQPMHAFDLDRVRGDIQVRHAAPGDVLSLLDGRRLDLGDSAALLIADSEGPLALAGMMGGARSGVGRETRNLFLESAHFRPESIGGRARALNLQTESSQRFERGVDPELARPALERATELLLGIVGGEPGPIGEVVNRRALPVKSAIVLRHARVERVLGLAVPPREIETILRRLGMRIRRIRGGWTVVPPSFRFDIAIEVDLIEEIARLRGYDRVPVRRPQAELRAPSRPENRLSRGRLRTLLADRDYQEVVTYSFVDPGWQEAIEPARPVLKLANPISADMAVMRTTLWPGLLQAVLYNRNRQQGRVRLFEIGRRFRIASEGAIREEEVVSGVVTGEVWPEQWGASGREIDFFDVKGDVEALLSLGGRPKDVRFLPVEHPSLHPGQSAAIHLEGEEIGRIGVVHPLVQTRLGLDQRVIAFELDVGALTSAHIPRFSEISRFPAIRRDLSITVSEDIAAQQIVDAIRKVVGNLLVNLELFDEYRGEGIDSGRKSLSLGLTLQDSSRTLKDEEVDALQNRVTAALHSEFGAELRG from the coding sequence ATGAAAATCAGCGAACAGTGGTTGCGTGAATGGGTGTCGCCGAAGCTCGACACCCCGGCGCTCGCAGAGCGGCTGACCATGGCGGGACTGGAAGTCGGCGCGGTTTCGGCCGCCGGGCCGTCCCTCGAGGGCGTGGTGGTGGGCCGGATCCGCAGGGCGTCGCCACACCCCGGCGCCGGTCGTCTGCAGGTGTGCCAGGTCCAGTCGGCCTCGAACGAGACGATTACCGTGGTCTGCGGCGCACCGAACGCGAGGGCGGGGATCAAGGTTCCGCTCGCTCTTCCGGGTGCCGTTCTTCCCGACGGTCGGCGCATCGAGCGTACGGTAATTCACGGAATCGAGTCCGCGGGCATGCTGTGTTCGGCGGCGGAACTCGGGCTGGAGGCGGAGAGCCAGGGGCTGCTCATCCTCGATTCCAGCGCGCGGGTCGGGGCGACGCTCGTGAAGCAGCTTTCCCTCGATGACGCGGTGCTGGACATCGATCTCACGCCCAACAGGGGCGACTGCCTGAGCCTCGCCGGCGTTGCGCGCGAGATCGCGGCCGTGACGGGGGCCCGACTGAGGCCTGTAGCGATACGGCGTCAGCGCGCGGTGTCGAAGGCGATTCGGCGGGTGAGAGTGAAAGCGACGCGTGACTGCCCGCGTTATGCGGGGCGAGTCATCCGTGACATCGATCCCGCGGCTCAAACACCGATCTGGTTGAGCGAACGGCTCCGGCGTAGCGGAATACGGGCCATCCATCCGGTCGTCGACGTCACGAACTACGTCATGCTGGAGCTGGGGCAACCGATGCATGCATTCGATCTCGATCGGGTGCGTGGCGATATCCAGGTGCGGCATGCCGCGCCGGGCGACGTCTTGTCGCTGCTCGACGGCCGGCGACTCGATCTGGGCGACTCGGCGGCATTGCTCATCGCCGACAGCGAGGGTCCGCTTGCTCTCGCCGGCATGATGGGAGGGGCCCGCTCGGGGGTCGGCCGGGAGACGCGCAATCTCTTCCTCGAGAGCGCCCACTTTCGTCCGGAGTCGATCGGCGGCCGGGCGCGGGCGCTCAACCTGCAGACCGAGTCGTCTCAGCGCTTCGAGCGGGGCGTCGATCCCGAGCTCGCGCGGCCGGCGCTCGAGCGGGCGACCGAGCTCCTTCTCGGCATCGTCGGCGGGGAGCCCGGGCCGATCGGCGAGGTGGTCAACCGACGTGCGCTTCCGGTCAAGTCCGCGATCGTCCTCCGGCACGCGCGCGTGGAACGGGTGCTCGGCCTCGCCGTCCCGCCTCGGGAAATTGAAACCATCCTTCGACGTCTCGGGATGCGCATACGCCGCATCAGGGGCGGATGGACCGTCGTCCCCCCGTCCTTTCGCTTCGACATCGCGATCGAGGTGGATCTGATCGAGGAAATCGCGCGTTTGCGCGGCTACGACCGTGTTCCGGTCCGGCGACCCCAGGCGGAGCTGCGTGCGCCGTCCCGACCCGAGAACCGCTTGTCCCGCGGGCGGCTGCGCACGCTTCTTGCGGACCGCGATTATCAGGAAGTCGTCACGTACAGCTTCGTGGATCCCGGCTGGCAGGAGGCTATTGAGCCGGCCCGACCGGTTCTGAAGCTCGCCAATCCGATCAGCGCCGACATGGCCGTCATGCGCACGACCCTGTGGCCCGGGCTGCTGCAGGCCGTTCTATATAACAGGAATCGGCAGCAGGGGCGGGTTCGCCTCTTCGAAATCGGCCGGCGTTTTCGAATCGCGAGCGAGGGAGCGATTCGGGAGGAGGAGGTGGTGTCCGGGGTGGTTACCGGCGAAGTCTGGCCGGAACAATGGGGGGCGTCGGGCAGGGAGATCGATTTCTTCGACGTCAAGGGAGACGTCGAGGCGCTTTTGAGCCTGGGCGGTCGTCCGAAAGACGTGCGCTTTCTGCCGGTGGAGCATCCGTCACTGCACCCGGGTCAGAGTGCTGCTATACACTTGGAAGGGGAGGAAATCGGTCGAATCGGCGTGGTGCATCCCCTGGTCCAGACGCGACTCGGTCTGGATCAGCGGGTCATTGCGTTTGAGCTCGATGTGGGGGCGCTGACGTCTGCCCATATTCCACGTTTTAGCGAGATTTCGCGCTTCCCCGCCATCCGCCGGGACCTCTCGATTACCGTGTCGGAGGACATCGCCGCGCAGCAGATCGTCGACGCCATACGTAAAGTGGTCGGGAATTTGCTTGTTAATCTCGAGCTATTCGACGAATATCGCGGCGAAGGCATTGATTCGGGACGAAAAAGTTTGAGTTTGGGCTTGACCTTACAGGATTCTTCGCGCACCCTTAAAGACGAAGAGGTTGATGCGCTCCAGAACCGGGTGACGGCGGCACTGCACTCGGAGTTCGGGGCCGAGCTTCGGGGATGA
- a CDS encoding integration host factor subunit alpha, which translates to MALTKADLAESLFNELGLNKREAKEFVELFFEKIRAALVEGENVKLSGFGNFGLRHKNSRPGRNPKTGEEIPITARRVVTFRASHKLKERVERNAKLNADKIAADKTNKQAEVNA; encoded by the coding sequence ATGGCCTTAACCAAAGCCGATCTGGCCGAAAGCCTTTTCAACGAGCTGGGCCTGAACAAGCGGGAGGCGAAGGAGTTCGTGGAACTCTTCTTCGAAAAGATTCGCGCGGCTCTGGTCGAAGGTGAGAACGTGAAACTGTCGGGTTTCGGCAATTTCGGGCTGCGCCACAAGAACTCGCGGCCGGGCCGTAACCCCAAGACCGGGGAGGAAATTCCGATCACCGCCCGGCGGGTGGTGACCTTTCGGGCCAGCCACAAGCTCAAGGAACGGGTTGAGCGCAACGCCAAGCTGAACGCGGACAAGATCGCGGCCGACAAGACCAATAAGCAGGCTGAAGTGAATGCTTGA
- a CDS encoding MerR family transcriptional regulator encodes MLDPADNEELPPIPSKRYFTIGEVSDLCAVKPHVLRYWEQEFPQLKPVKRRGNRRYYQRHDVVLIRQIRNLLYVEGFTISGARNKLAPETATPFDRERAQTVQALITELEDLLRYLDER; translated from the coding sequence ATGCTTGATCCGGCCGATAACGAAGAATTACCTCCCATTCCCAGCAAACGCTACTTCACCATCGGTGAAGTGAGTGACCTGTGCGCGGTGAAGCCGCACGTCCTGCGTTACTGGGAGCAGGAGTTCCCGCAACTCAAGCCGGTGAAGCGGCGAGGCAACCGCCGTTACTATCAGCGGCACGACGTCGTGCTGATTCGGCAAATTCGTAATCTGCTCTACGTCGAGGGCTTCACGATCAGCGGCGCGCGCAACAAGCTGGCGCCGGAGACGGCGACTCCCTTCGACCGCGAGCGTGCGCAGACCGTTCAGGCGCTTATCACAGAACTGGAAGACCTTCTGCGTTACCTCGACGAGCGCTGA
- the surE gene encoding 5'/3'-nucleotidase SurE has translation MRILVSNDDGYLAPGLACLARALGEFAEVDVVAPDRDRSGASNSLTLTRPLRARKGENGFVYVDGTPTDCVHLAVTGLMEKQPDMVISGINRGANLGDDVLYSGTVAAAIEGRFLGAPAIAVSLAGSAGQHYETAAAIVVRLVHRLEHDPLPADTILNVNVPDLPLERIAGLEATRLGHRHKSEAVVRAADPHGQPIYWVGASGPEADAGPGTDFDAIRRDFVSITPLQVDMTRYTALEQVSSWLKKLRT, from the coding sequence ATGCGCATTCTCGTTAGCAACGATGATGGATATCTCGCACCGGGCCTCGCCTGCCTCGCCCGCGCCCTGGGCGAGTTCGCGGAGGTCGACGTGGTCGCCCCGGACCGGGATCGAAGCGGGGCCAGCAACTCCCTCACGCTCACCCGGCCGTTGCGCGCCCGGAAGGGCGAGAACGGATTCGTTTACGTCGATGGCACGCCGACGGACTGCGTGCATCTCGCCGTCACCGGGCTCATGGAGAAGCAGCCGGACATGGTCATCTCCGGAATCAACCGGGGCGCGAACCTCGGTGACGACGTGCTGTATTCGGGCACGGTCGCGGCGGCAATCGAGGGACGTTTTCTGGGCGCGCCCGCGATCGCCGTCTCGCTCGCCGGCTCCGCCGGACAGCACTACGAGACGGCGGCGGCGATCGTCGTGCGACTGGTCCACCGGCTCGAGCACGACCCGCTCCCGGCCGACACGATTCTCAACGTGAACGTGCCGGACCTTCCGCTCGAACGCATCGCCGGGCTCGAGGCCACACGTCTCGGTCACCGCCATAAATCGGAGGCCGTGGTGCGCGCCGCAGATCCGCACGGACAACCGATCTACTGGGTCGGCGCTTCGGGACCCGAAGCGGATGCCGGGCCCGGGACGGACTTCGACGCCATAAGGCGCGACTTCGTTTCCATCACCCCTTTGCAGGTCGACATGACCCGCTATACTGCCCTCGAGCAGGTCTCCTCCTGGCTGAAGAAACTGCGGACGTGA
- a CDS encoding protein-L-isoaspartate(D-aspartate) O-methyltransferase yields the protein MKPDIQGIGMTSFRTRERLIQRLRAGGITDQEVLDSVRAVPRHVFIDEALASRAYEDTALPIGYGQTISQPYIVARMCQCLRQGRRLQNVLEIGTGSGYQTAVLSRLAERVYTVERIDALLKRARLLLRRLGVLNAHLRHADGSQGWPEHAPFDGIVVSAAPAEIPPPLLAQLAPGARLVIPVGDAGMQELLVIQRNESDFTRERLELVNFVPLVKDRL from the coding sequence GTGAAACCCGACATCCAGGGCATCGGCATGACCTCGTTCCGCACGCGCGAGCGGTTGATCCAGAGACTGCGGGCGGGCGGGATCACCGACCAGGAGGTGCTCGACAGCGTGCGTGCGGTCCCGCGGCACGTGTTCATCGACGAAGCGCTCGCCTCGCGCGCCTACGAAGACACCGCGCTGCCGATCGGCTACGGCCAGACGATTTCGCAGCCTTACATCGTCGCCCGCATGTGCCAGTGCCTTCGTCAGGGACGGCGACTGCAGAACGTGCTCGAGATCGGTACCGGCTCCGGGTACCAGACGGCCGTTCTTTCCCGACTGGCCGAACGGGTATACACGGTCGAGCGGATCGACGCACTCCTCAAGCGCGCCCGTCTCCTGCTGCGGCGTCTGGGCGTTCTCAACGCCCATCTTCGCCACGCCGATGGCAGCCAGGGATGGCCGGAGCACGCTCCGTTCGACGGCATCGTGGTTTCCGCGGCGCCGGCGGAGATCCCGCCGCCCCTCCTGGCTCAGCTGGCACCGGGCGCGCGCCTGGTCATTCCTGTCGGTGACGCCGGTATGCAGGAACTGCTCGTGATCCAGCGGAACGAATCCGACTTCACGCGGGAGCGTCTGGAGCTGGTGAATTTCGTTCCCCTGGTCAAAGACCGCCTCTAG
- a CDS encoding peptidoglycan DD-metalloendopeptidase family protein — MLRAAANSTGLVVLGLLLLVGSCSARTYAPVKERGSAAPQPDAPYREVRAGETLYSIAWDAGRDYRELAAWNDIDPPYVIHPGQRLRLQPPAIGRKPPRGGSHSVAKGETLYGIARSRGLRYQDLALWNGIAPPYTVFPGQQLRLSPPGAEASAAATGRNARGTEARSTAASLPAGEEPLVWSWPTDGAIVARFAASGPNKGIDIAGNAGQPIRAAAPGEVVYEGSGLRGYGQLIIVKHNAEYLSAYAHCAATYVREGSVIKAGQKIAEMGSTGTDRTKLHFEIRRRGIPVDPLEFLPKK, encoded by the coding sequence ATGCTTCGCGCAGCGGCGAACTCGACCGGACTGGTTGTCCTCGGTCTCCTCCTCCTGGTGGGCTCCTGCAGCGCGCGCACCTATGCCCCGGTGAAGGAGAGAGGGTCGGCCGCGCCGCAGCCCGACGCGCCGTATCGGGAGGTGCGCGCCGGCGAGACGCTGTACAGCATCGCCTGGGACGCCGGCCGCGATTACCGCGAGCTGGCCGCCTGGAACGACATCGACCCGCCCTACGTGATTCATCCCGGGCAGCGGTTGCGACTCCAACCGCCCGCGATCGGACGGAAACCGCCGCGCGGCGGTTCTCACAGCGTGGCGAAAGGGGAGACGCTCTACGGGATCGCCCGTTCGCGCGGGTTGCGTTATCAGGACCTCGCTCTGTGGAACGGCATCGCGCCGCCGTACACGGTGTTCCCCGGACAGCAGCTTCGCCTTTCGCCTCCCGGTGCAGAGGCGTCGGCAGCCGCGACCGGGCGGAATGCGCGCGGCACCGAAGCCCGGTCAACGGCCGCCTCGCTTCCGGCGGGCGAAGAACCGCTGGTCTGGAGCTGGCCGACGGACGGAGCGATCGTCGCGCGCTTCGCGGCGAGCGGACCGAACAAGGGAATCGATATCGCAGGCAACGCGGGACAACCGATTCGCGCCGCGGCACCGGGCGAAGTCGTGTATGAAGGCAGTGGACTTCGCGGATACGGACAGCTTATCATCGTGAAGCACAACGCAGAGTACTTGAGTGCGTATGCGCACTGCGCCGCGACCTACGTCCGAGAAGGAAGTGTGATAAAAGCGGGCCAGAAGATCGCCGAAATGGGGAGCACCGGAACCGACCGGACCAAGCTCCACTTCGAAATACGGCGGCGCGGCATCCCTGTCGATCCCTTGGAGTTCCTACCGAAGAAGTAG
- a CDS encoding Mth938-like domain-containing protein, with protein MQIRLDMPSGQNVIRSYARGQVTINREIYRTSVLVSPERIVADWPPQSFVALAPAHFEPVAALAPEIVLIGTGARLRFPPPGLVEPLARAGIGFEIMDTGAACRTYNVLMAEGRRVVAALLMIEGEAD; from the coding sequence ATGCAGATACGGCTCGACATGCCTTCCGGTCAGAACGTGATCCGCTCGTACGCGCGCGGTCAGGTGACCATCAACCGGGAAATCTACCGGACGAGCGTGCTGGTGAGCCCGGAGCGGATCGTGGCCGACTGGCCGCCCCAGAGCTTCGTCGCGCTCGCCCCCGCGCATTTCGAGCCGGTGGCGGCGCTCGCGCCCGAGATCGTGCTGATCGGCACCGGTGCCCGGTTGCGCTTTCCGCCGCCCGGGCTGGTCGAACCCCTGGCACGGGCGGGCATCGGCTTCGAGATCATGGATACGGGCGCGGCCTGCCGGACCTACAACGTCCTCATGGCGGAAGGCCGCCGTGTGGTGGCGGCGTTGCTGATGATCGAGGGCGAGGCGGACTAG
- the alaC gene encoding alanine transaminase encodes MDEFPRIKRLPPYVFNIVNELKAQARRRGEDIIDFGMGNPDGPTPPHIVAKLCEAAQREDTHRYSVSKGIPRLRRAICNWYKRRFSVDLDPDSEAIVTIGSKEGLAHLALATVDRGDAVLVPNPSYPIHPYGFVIAGADIRHVPLVPGLDFFAELEKAIRDSWPKPKMLVLNFPANPTGQCVELDFFEKVVAIAREHKIWVLHDLAYADIVFDGYVAPSILQVPGAKDVAVEFFTLSKSYNMPGWRVGFMCGNPKLVYALARMKSYLDYGMFTPIQVAAILALDGPQDCVEEVRTKYQKRRDVLCNGLFAAGWLVDKPRATMFVWARIPEPYRHLGSLEFSKKLLAEAKVAVSPGIGFGEYGDEYVRFSLIENEHRTRQAIRSIRDVLRRERLLAEARLGSA; translated from the coding sequence ATGGACGAATTTCCACGCATCAAGCGGCTTCCGCCCTACGTCTTCAACATCGTCAATGAGCTGAAGGCGCAGGCCCGTCGGCGCGGTGAGGACATCATCGACTTCGGGATGGGCAACCCCGACGGGCCGACGCCGCCACACATCGTCGCCAAGCTCTGCGAGGCGGCGCAGCGGGAGGACACACACCGCTACTCGGTCTCGAAGGGCATCCCGCGCCTGCGACGGGCGATCTGCAACTGGTACAAGCGCCGGTTCAGTGTAGACCTCGATCCGGACAGCGAGGCGATCGTGACCATCGGCTCGAAGGAAGGTCTGGCGCACCTCGCGCTGGCGACCGTGGATCGCGGCGACGCCGTGCTCGTGCCCAATCCTTCGTACCCGATCCATCCCTACGGCTTCGTGATTGCGGGAGCCGACATCCGGCACGTGCCGCTCGTACCCGGACTCGATTTCTTCGCCGAGCTCGAGAAGGCCATACGCGACTCGTGGCCGAAGCCGAAGATGCTCGTGCTCAACTTTCCGGCCAACCCGACCGGGCAGTGCGTCGAGCTCGATTTCTTCGAAAAGGTCGTCGCCATCGCCCGCGAGCACAAGATCTGGGTCCTTCACGATCTCGCCTATGCCGACATCGTGTTCGACGGGTACGTCGCGCCGTCGATCCTGCAGGTGCCCGGCGCGAAGGACGTGGCCGTCGAGTTCTTCACCCTGTCGAAGAGCTACAACATGCCCGGCTGGCGCGTCGGCTTCATGTGCGGCAACCCGAAGCTGGTCTACGCGCTCGCGCGCATGAAGTCTTACCTCGACTACGGCATGTTCACGCCGATCCAGGTCGCGGCGATCCTCGCGCTGGACGGGCCGCAGGACTGTGTCGAGGAGGTGCGGACCAAGTATCAGAAGCGGCGCGACGTGTTGTGCAACGGCCTGTTCGCCGCGGGGTGGCTGGTCGACAAGCCGCGAGCGACGATGTTCGTCTGGGCCCGCATCCCGGAGCCGTACCGGCACCTGGGCTCGCTCGAGTTCTCGAAGAAGCTGCTCGCCGAAGCGAAGGTCGCGGTGTCGCCCGGAATCGGCTTCGGCGAGTACGGCGACGAGTACGTCCGCTTCTCGCTCATCGAGAACGAGCACCGCACGCGGCAGGCGATCCGCTCGATCCGCGACGTGCTTCGGCGCGAGCGCCTGCTGGCCGAAGCCCGGCTCGGCAGCGCATGA
- a CDS encoding homoserine dehydrogenase — MSRASVQRPAAGPREAGAGAAAPVRVGILGLGTVGCGTVNVLLRNAQEITRRAGRRIEIVQASARDIGKKRACPTSGIALVPDAESVVRNPDIDVIVELIGGLDPARALVLEAIGQGKHVVTANKALIALHGNEIFRAAQERGVMVAFEAAVAGGIPIIKAIREGLTANRIEWLAGIINGTSNFILSEMREKGADFADVLREAQRLGYAEADPTFDVEGVDAAHKLTILAAIAFGIPLKFRDAYVEGISRVTRLDVSYAEELGYRLKLLGIARRTESGVELRVHPTLIPRRRLIANVEGAMNAVLVKGDAVGPTLFYGAGAGSEPTASAVVADLVDVVRTLTTDPTNRVPHLAFQPDALEDLSILAMEEVRTSYYLRMHAEDRPGVLADVTRILADLQISIEAILQKEPAEGESVVPIIILTHRVVERSMNAAIARIESLGPIQGRVTRIRLEHLHADWH, encoded by the coding sequence ATGAGCCGCGCTTCCGTGCAGCGCCCGGCCGCCGGGCCGCGCGAGGCGGGCGCCGGCGCGGCGGCACCCGTCCGTGTCGGAATCCTCGGCCTCGGGACCGTCGGCTGCGGAACGGTCAACGTGCTGCTGCGCAATGCGCAGGAGATCACGCGCCGCGCCGGCCGGCGCATCGAGATCGTCCAGGCCTCGGCCCGCGACATCGGAAAGAAGCGCGCCTGCCCCACCAGCGGCATCGCGCTCGTACCCGATGCCGAGAGCGTGGTGCGCAACCCCGACATCGACGTCATTGTCGAGCTGATCGGCGGCCTCGATCCGGCCCGTGCGCTCGTGCTCGAGGCGATCGGGCAGGGCAAGCACGTCGTGACGGCGAACAAGGCGCTGATCGCGTTGCACGGCAACGAGATCTTTCGCGCGGCCCAGGAACGCGGCGTCATGGTGGCGTTCGAGGCGGCCGTGGCGGGCGGCATTCCGATCATCAAGGCGATCCGCGAGGGTCTCACCGCCAACCGCATCGAGTGGCTGGCCGGAATCATCAACGGCACCAGCAATTTCATCCTGAGCGAAATGCGGGAGAAGGGCGCGGACTTCGCGGACGTGCTGCGGGAGGCGCAGCGGCTCGGCTACGCCGAAGCGGATCCCACGTTTGACGTCGAAGGCGTCGATGCGGCGCACAAGCTCACGATTCTCGCCGCCATCGCCTTCGGGATTCCGCTCAAGTTCCGGGACGCCTACGTCGAAGGCATCTCGCGCGTGACGCGTCTCGACGTGTCGTACGCGGAAGAGCTCGGCTATCGGCTGAAGCTCCTCGGTATCGCACGACGCACGGAGAGCGGGGTCGAGCTGCGCGTCCATCCCACCCTGATTCCGCGCAGGCGACTGATCGCCAATGTCGAGGGCGCGATGAACGCGGTGCTGGTGAAGGGCGATGCCGTCGGTCCGACGCTCTTCTACGGCGCGGGTGCGGGCTCCGAGCCCACCGCCTCCGCCGTAGTCGCGGACCTGGTCGACGTCGTGCGCACGCTGACGACCGACCCGACGAACCGCGTGCCGCACCTCGCGTTCCAGCCCGACGCGCTCGAAGACCTCTCGATCCTTGCGATGGAGGAGGTGAGGACTTCGTACTACCTGCGCATGCACGCCGAGGACCGCCCGGGCGTCCTTGCCGACGTCACCCGGATCCTCGCGGACCTCCAGATCAGCATCGAGGCGATCCTGCAGAAGGAGCCCGCCGAGGGCGAGAGCGTGGTGCCGATCATCATCCTCACCCACCGCGTGGTCGAGCGCAGCATGAACGCGGCGATCGCGCGCATCGAATCGCTCGGCCCGATACAGGGACGGGTCACCCGCATCCGCCTGGAACACCTGCACGCCGACTGGCACTGA